In the genome of Pediococcus claussenii ATCC BAA-344, one region contains:
- the lgt gene encoding prolipoprotein diacylglyceryl transferase has translation MNFILGALNPIAFHFGGLQVRWYGVIIASAVILATLLAVREAKKRNINPDDVYDMILWALPVAIISARAYYVAFEWKYYSQNPGQIIQIWDGGIAIYGSLIGAAIVVIIFCRSRWIPTWLMLDVAAPVLIMAQGIGRWGNFMNQEAFGRVTNLAFLQSLHLPEFIIHQMYIQGAYRQPTFLYESVWDISGFIILILLRHIPKLFKQGEVFLLYVIWYSFGRFFIEGMRTDSLMLLGIRVSQWLSVILFVAAIIIWVTRRRSGNVPYYLDGNRFNSSTLE, from the coding sequence TTGAATTTTATATTAGGTGCATTAAATCCAATCGCCTTCCATTTTGGAGGGCTTCAAGTACGATGGTATGGTGTGATAATTGCTTCGGCAGTTATTTTAGCAACATTGTTAGCAGTGCGGGAAGCAAAAAAAAGAAACATTAATCCTGATGATGTTTACGATATGATTTTATGGGCATTACCAGTTGCAATCATTTCAGCAAGAGCTTACTATGTCGCTTTTGAATGGAAATACTATAGTCAAAATCCTGGACAGATTATTCAGATTTGGGACGGAGGAATTGCAATTTATGGCTCGTTAATTGGAGCTGCAATTGTGGTTATTATCTTCTGTCGGTCACGTTGGATTCCAACTTGGTTAATGTTAGATGTAGCGGCTCCGGTTTTAATAATGGCTCAAGGAATTGGACGCTGGGGTAATTTCATGAATCAAGAAGCATTTGGTCGTGTTACAAATTTGGCGTTTTTGCAATCACTACATTTACCAGAATTTATTATTCATCAGATGTACATTCAAGGTGCTTATCGGCAGCCAACTTTCCTATATGAATCGGTTTGGGATATAAGTGGATTTATTATCTTAATCCTCTTGCGGCACATACCAAAGCTCTTTAAACAGGGTGAAGTTTTCCTACTATATGTTATCTGGTATTCGTTTGGACGTTTCTTCATCGAAGGAATGCGTACTGATAGTTTAATGTTGTTGGGTATAAGAGTCTCACAATGGTTATCAGTAATTTTATTTGTTGCGGCTATTATTATATGGGTTACAAGGAGAAGGAGTGGGAACGTTCCCTACTACCTTGACGGGAATCGTTTTAATAGCTCTACGCTTGAGTAA
- a CDS encoding NAD(P)H-dependent glycerol-3-phosphate dehydrogenase — MTQKIAVLGAGSWGSVLANLLVKNGNDVVNWTNMEEQAKELNENHTNRAYMPDLTYDDRLIATTDLKMAAQDADAILFVVPTQVMRLVAQQLVDVLKNSKQKPIIIHASKGLELNTHKRLSQVLSEEIPAEYRSSMVVLSGPSHAEDVAKDDLTLVTAASSNINAARKVQSLFMSEHFRVYTNDDIVGVEMGAALKNVIAIGAGALHGLGYGDDAKAALITRGLAEISRLGVAFGAKPLTFMGLSGVGDLIVTATSEHSRNWRAGNELGQGMSLKEVTNTMGMVIEGVPSTKAAYELAKQKKIEMPITDAIYDVLYNDKNIKTVINGLMEREGKAE; from the coding sequence ATGACTCAAAAAATTGCAGTATTAGGTGCCGGATCATGGGGGAGTGTTTTAGCTAATTTGCTTGTAAAAAACGGAAATGATGTCGTTAACTGGACAAACATGGAAGAACAAGCAAAAGAATTAAATGAAAACCATACAAATCGTGCGTACATGCCTGATCTTACATATGATGACCGTTTGATTGCAACCACTGATTTGAAAATGGCCGCTCAGGATGCGGATGCCATTTTATTCGTCGTTCCAACTCAGGTAATGCGTTTGGTTGCGCAACAATTGGTGGATGTTTTGAAGAATTCTAAACAAAAGCCAATCATTATTCACGCAAGTAAAGGTCTTGAGTTAAATACCCACAAGCGTTTGTCACAAGTTCTTTCGGAAGAAATCCCAGCTGAATATCGTTCTTCAATGGTTGTTCTGTCTGGCCCAAGCCATGCAGAAGATGTTGCAAAGGATGATTTAACGCTTGTTACAGCCGCAAGTTCAAATATCAATGCTGCCCGAAAGGTTCAGTCATTGTTTATGAGCGAACATTTTAGGGTTTATACAAACGACGATATCGTTGGTGTTGAAATGGGTGCGGCGTTGAAAAATGTTATTGCGATTGGGGCAGGCGCACTTCATGGCCTTGGCTACGGAGACGATGCTAAGGCGGCTTTAATTACTCGTGGATTGGCTGAAATTTCACGATTGGGCGTGGCGTTTGGCGCTAAACCTCTAACATTTATGGGGTTATCCGGGGTAGGTGATTTAATCGTCACTGCCACAAGTGAACATTCTAGAAACTGGCGTGCGGGCAACGAGTTAGGACAAGGTATGTCACTAAAGGAAGTAACCAATACCATGGGAATGGTAATCGAAGGTGTGCCTTCAACTAAGGCTGCTTATGAGTTGGCTAAACAAAAGAAAATCGAAATGCCAATTACCGATGCAATTTATGATGTTCTCTATAATGACAAAAATATTAAAACAGTTATTAATGGCTTAATGGAACGAGAAGGAAAAGCCGAATAG
- the galU gene encoding UTP--glucose-1-phosphate uridylyltransferase GalU: MAKIKKAIIPAAGLGTRFLPATKASPKEMLPIVDKPTIQYIVEEAKKSGIEDILVVTGKGKRAIEDHFDSVPELEDNLRSKGKDKMLKLVEETTDINLYFIRQSHPRGLGDAVLTAKAFVGDEPFVVMLGDDLMEDKIPLTKQLINSYEVTGASTLAVMPVPHKEVSKYGVIDPQEKLNDNLYNVARFVEKPAVEEAPSDLAIIGRYVLTPEIFDILEQQKPGEGNEIQLTDAIDTLNKRQRVFAHVFNGDRYDVGNKFGFLKTNIEFGLKHPETKDELKEYIIQLGKDLDKKK, translated from the coding sequence ATGGCAAAAATAAAGAAAGCAATTATTCCTGCAGCTGGTTTGGGTACAAGGTTCTTACCTGCAACTAAGGCATCTCCAAAGGAAATGCTACCTATCGTGGATAAACCAACCATTCAGTATATTGTTGAAGAAGCAAAAAAATCAGGTATTGAAGATATTTTAGTCGTCACAGGTAAAGGAAAGCGTGCGATTGAAGACCATTTTGATTCTGTTCCTGAACTTGAAGATAATTTAAGAAGCAAAGGTAAAGATAAAATGTTGAAATTGGTTGAAGAGACAACTGATATCAATCTATATTTTATTCGCCAAAGTCATCCCCGTGGACTTGGCGATGCCGTTTTAACTGCGAAAGCTTTCGTTGGTGACGAGCCTTTCGTTGTAATGCTTGGTGATGACTTGATGGAAGACAAAATTCCGCTGACCAAGCAACTGATTAATTCATACGAAGTAACTGGCGCTTCAACTCTTGCTGTTATGCCAGTACCACACAAGGAAGTTTCAAAATATGGTGTGATCGATCCTCAAGAAAAATTAAATGATAATTTATATAATGTTGCACGTTTTGTTGAGAAGCCGGCCGTTGAGGAAGCTCCAAGCGATTTAGCAATCATTGGACGATATGTTCTAACGCCTGAAATTTTTGATATTCTTGAACAACAGAAACCTGGCGAAGGTAATGAAATTCAGTTAACAGACGCGATTGATACTTTGAATAAGAGGCAACGGGTATTTGCTCATGTATTTAATGGTGATCGTTACGATGTTGGTAATAAATTTGGTTTCTTAAAGACTAATATCGAATTTGGGTTAAAGCACCCAGAGACTAAGGATGAATTAAAGGAATATATTATTCAACTTGGAAAAGATTTAGATAAAAAGAAGTAG
- the trxB gene encoding thioredoxin-disulfide reductase, with protein sequence MAKEYDIIIIGAGPAGMTAALYASRANMSVLMLDRGIYGGQMNNTASIENYPGFKSILGPDLAKEMYDSSTQFGAEYSYGSVESVVNDGDTKTITTDMGDEFITKVLIIGTGSEYKKLGVPGEEDFSGRGVSYCAVCDGAFFKGMHLVVIGGGDSAIEEGIYLTQLASKVTVIHRRDQLRAQKITQQRAFDNDKMEFVWNSNVTEIVGDDKVEGVKVNNNKTGEDSFIDASGVFIYVGVQPMTAPFKGLGILDEDGWIPTDELMHTKVPGIFAVGDVRKKNLRQIATAVGEGGTAAQQAFDYIQEINSKQNV encoded by the coding sequence ATGGCAAAAGAATATGACATTATTATAATTGGTGCTGGTCCTGCAGGAATGACAGCAGCACTGTATGCTTCTCGAGCTAACATGTCAGTTTTAATGTTGGATCGTGGAATTTACGGCGGACAAATGAATAATACTGCCTCAATTGAGAACTATCCAGGGTTTAAATCGATTTTGGGCCCAGATCTTGCTAAAGAAATGTATGATAGTTCCACTCAGTTTGGAGCAGAATATAGTTACGGCAGTGTAGAATCTGTTGTTAATGATGGTGACACTAAGACAATCACAACTGATATGGGTGATGAATTTATTACAAAAGTCCTAATCATCGGTACAGGTTCTGAATATAAAAAGCTAGGAGTTCCTGGTGAAGAAGACTTTAGTGGACGTGGCGTTTCATACTGTGCAGTTTGTGATGGTGCCTTCTTTAAAGGAATGCATTTAGTAGTAATTGGCGGTGGTGATTCAGCAATTGAAGAAGGAATTTATCTTACTCAATTAGCCTCGAAGGTTACTGTTATTCATCGACGTGATCAACTACGTGCACAAAAAATAACTCAACAACGTGCTTTTGACAACGATAAAATGGAATTCGTTTGGAACAGTAATGTGACTGAGATTGTTGGCGATGACAAGGTTGAAGGAGTTAAAGTTAACAATAACAAAACTGGCGAAGATAGTTTTATTGACGCATCTGGTGTATTTATTTACGTGGGTGTTCAACCAATGACTGCGCCGTTTAAGGGTCTTGGTATCTTAGATGAAGACGGATGGATTCCAACAGATGAATTAATGCACACTAAAGTTCCTGGCATATTTGCAGTCGGTGACGTTCGTAAGAAGAATCTTCGTCAAATTGCGACTGCGGTCGGCGAAGGTGGCACAGCAGCACAACAAGCTTTTGATTATATTCAAGAAATTAATAGTAAGCAAAACGTTTAA
- a CDS encoding APC family permease, producing MASNTGKMGFWSVFFLGVNGIIGSGIFLLPGNMYKLTGNNSIWLVALAGLSALTIALCFADMASRFTGNGAAWLYTYNAFGRFPGFEIGFFSWIQGVITIAAEVAAFLSVLREVVPAANSVMVYNIIGTLLIVGLAVLNLLGPKFSDWSDNVATVMKMLVLAVFIIIGIWSIKSINFSKSGVYPIGNYNNAFNIIFYMFSGFSFLPIAASDMKNSEKNLPRALISVIITVTAIYALTQFVAIGVLGTKIMSSNTPLALALAVALGPVGKLLIVGGMLISILGVAISVSFSTPFVASSLANEHQLLPSILGIKTKEGTPWVAIAITSGLSILLLLSGSYLFLVSSVVVVSLIQYIATSLATIKIQRVDKSDKDGWRLPGGMTIPIIAILLCLYIFSGITFKVVIFGIVSALLGIILYALDDHKAK from the coding sequence ATGGCTAGTAATACTGGAAAAATGGGATTTTGGTCTGTCTTCTTTTTAGGTGTAAATGGCATTATTGGATCTGGGATTTTTTTGCTACCGGGAAATATGTATAAATTAACAGGTAATAACAGTATTTGGTTAGTTGCACTTGCGGGACTTTCTGCTTTGACAATTGCGCTCTGTTTTGCGGATATGGCGAGTCGTTTTACTGGTAACGGGGCTGCTTGGCTATATACCTACAATGCATTTGGCCGTTTTCCAGGATTTGAAATTGGTTTCTTCTCTTGGATACAAGGTGTAATAACGATTGCAGCAGAGGTTGCCGCATTTTTAAGTGTGCTGAGAGAAGTTGTTCCAGCTGCTAATAGCGTGATGGTCTACAACATAATTGGAACGTTACTTATAGTGGGACTAGCCGTATTAAACTTATTAGGTCCTAAGTTTTCTGATTGGTCGGATAATGTAGCGACTGTGATGAAGATGCTAGTTTTAGCGGTTTTTATAATTATTGGTATTTGGAGTATAAAGAGTATTAACTTTTCGAAAAGTGGTGTGTATCCGATTGGCAATTATAATAATGCTTTTAATATAATTTTCTATATGTTTTCTGGATTTTCCTTTTTGCCAATTGCAGCAAGTGATATGAAAAATTCCGAAAAGAATTTACCACGAGCTTTAATATCAGTGATTATCACGGTAACTGCAATCTACGCTCTTACACAATTTGTAGCAATCGGTGTTTTGGGAACAAAAATCATGAGTAGTAATACACCTTTGGCGTTGGCACTCGCCGTTGCTTTAGGCCCTGTGGGTAAATTATTGATTGTTGGCGGTATGTTAATATCAATTTTGGGTGTAGCTATCTCTGTTTCGTTTAGTACTCCCTTTGTTGCATCTTCGCTAGCAAATGAACACCAATTATTACCGAGTATTCTTGGAATAAAAACGAAGGAGGGTACGCCTTGGGTTGCAATCGCTATAACTTCGGGTCTAAGCATCTTATTGTTACTAAGCGGTAGCTATTTATTTTTGGTATCCAGTGTTGTAGTTGTTTCATTAATTCAGTACATTGCTACGTCACTTGCAACGATCAAAATTCAGCGTGTTGACAAATCCGACAAAGACGGATGGCGTTTGCCAGGAGGAATGACGATTCCAATTATAGCAATTTTACTATGTTTATATATTTTTTCTGGAATAACTTTTAAAGTTGTTATTTTTGGTATTGTTAGTGCTTTATTGGGGATTATACTTTATGCTCTCGATGATCATAAAGCTAAATAA
- a CDS encoding phospho-sugar mutase codes for MSWKDTMELWQNYDELDPKLKGELAELSQDPEAAEEAFYAPMEFGTAGMRGVMGPGINRMNIYTVRQATEGLAQFMDTLPQAEQQQGVAISFDSRYHSKEFALEAAGVLGEHGIPSFVFDDIRPTPELSYAVRELGTYAGVMITASHNPKQYNGYKIYGPDGGQMPPEESDRITGYIRKVTDIFAVKSMTQEKLRARGLMSLIGEDVDLKYLSEIKKVSLNHELIKKFGANMKLIYSPLHGTGKVIGSRALQNAGFTDYTMVPEQAISDPEFATVPFPNPEFAQAFDLAIELGKKQDADLLIATDPDADRLGAAVRLPNGEYKLLTGNQIAALMLDYVLTAHEQAGDLPKNAVAVKSIVSSEFATRIAEGHHAKMIDVLTGFKFIADQIKNFEETGEHTFMFGFEESYGYLVRPFVRDKDAIQGIVLLAEIAAYYQSKGQTLYDGLQSLFATYGYHEEKTISKDFPGVDGKEKMDAIMNQFRSEHPTAFAGYQVVNSQDFETSVQVNKEGKESKIDLPQSNVLKYTLDDGTWIAIRPSGTEPKIKFYVGTVGESEEDALKKVDLFEDSIDKLVK; via the coding sequence TTGAGTTGGAAAGACACAATGGAACTATGGCAGAATTACGATGAGTTGGATCCCAAGTTGAAGGGTGAGTTAGCTGAATTATCTCAAGATCCTGAAGCTGCGGAAGAAGCTTTTTACGCTCCAATGGAATTTGGAACGGCCGGGATGCGTGGGGTTATGGGACCAGGTATTAACAGAATGAATATTTACACGGTTCGTCAGGCCACGGAAGGCTTAGCTCAGTTTATGGATACTCTACCTCAAGCTGAACAACAACAAGGGGTTGCAATTAGTTTCGATTCCCGATATCACTCAAAAGAGTTTGCTCTTGAAGCCGCTGGTGTACTTGGTGAACACGGAATTCCAAGTTTTGTGTTTGATGATATTCGTCCAACACCAGAGTTATCTTATGCTGTTAGAGAGTTAGGGACTTATGCGGGGGTCATGATTACCGCTAGTCATAATCCTAAACAATATAATGGATACAAAATTTACGGTCCAGATGGTGGTCAGATGCCACCAGAAGAATCGGATCGCATTACAGGCTACATTCGAAAAGTAACAGATATTTTTGCTGTTAAATCAATGACACAAGAAAAATTACGGGCAAGGGGATTGATGTCCTTAATTGGCGAAGATGTTGACTTGAAATATTTGTCAGAAATCAAAAAGGTTTCATTGAATCATGAATTAATTAAAAAATTCGGTGCTAACATGAAGTTGATTTATTCACCACTTCACGGAACTGGTAAAGTAATCGGAAGTCGTGCATTGCAGAATGCGGGCTTCACAGATTACACAATGGTTCCGGAACAGGCGATTTCTGATCCAGAGTTTGCTACAGTTCCTTTTCCAAACCCAGAATTTGCCCAGGCTTTTGACTTAGCAATTGAACTAGGTAAGAAGCAAGACGCAGATTTGTTGATTGCAACCGATCCTGACGCTGATCGATTGGGGGCAGCAGTTCGTTTGCCTAATGGGGAGTATAAACTCCTGACAGGAAACCAGATTGCCGCTTTAATGTTAGATTATGTGTTAACTGCGCATGAACAAGCTGGTGATTTACCAAAGAATGCAGTTGCGGTTAAATCAATTGTATCAAGCGAATTTGCAACACGAATTGCTGAAGGACACCATGCTAAGATGATTGATGTCCTGACTGGATTTAAGTTTATCGCTGATCAAATTAAGAACTTTGAAGAAACTGGTGAACATACCTTTATGTTTGGTTTTGAGGAAAGCTATGGTTATCTTGTTCGTCCGTTTGTTAGGGATAAAGATGCTATTCAAGGTATCGTTTTACTTGCTGAAATAGCTGCATATTATCAAAGCAAAGGTCAAACCTTATACGATGGATTACAAAGCCTATTTGCAACTTATGGCTATCATGAAGAAAAAACAATTTCCAAAGATTTTCCGGGAGTTGATGGTAAAGAAAAAATGGATGCAATTATGAACCAATTCCGTTCAGAACATCCAACTGCGTTTGCTGGATATCAGGTTGTTAATTCACAAGATTTTGAAACTAGTGTTCAAGTTAATAAAGAGGGCAAAGAAAGCAAAATTGATTTGCCACAATCCAATGTGCTTAAATACACGTTAGATGATGGGACTTGGATTGCAATTCGTCCTTCAGGAACGGAGCCTAAGATTAAATTCTATGTGGGTACTGTTGGAGAAAGTGAAGAAGATGCCCTTAAAAAGGTTGATTTGTTTGAAGACAGCATTGATAAATTAGTAAAATAA
- the uvrB gene encoding excinuclease ABC subunit UvrB, producing MIEREDDRKFQLVSKYKPTGDQPKAIEELVNGLNKGEKEQILLGATGTGKTFTISNVIQQVNRPTLVLSHNKTLAGQLYGEFKQFFPNNAVEYFVSYYDYYQPEAYVPSSDTYIEKDSSINDEIDELRHSATSSLLERNDVIVVASVSSIFGLGDPREYRDHAVSIRVGQEIGRDQLLRQLVDIQYDRNDIDFQRGRFRVHGDVVEIFPAASEAHSIRVEFFGDEIDRMREVDALTGEIIGDRDHITVFPATHFMTNEERMETAIKGIEDELKVRLDELEKDGKLLEAQRLKQRTTYDLEMLREMGYTSGIENYSRHMDGRKPGEPPYTLLDFFPDDFLVVVDESHVTMPQIRGMYNGDRARKQQLVDYGFRLPSALDNRPLRLEEFEKHVNQIIYMSATPGDYEQERTDDVVQQIIRPTGLLDPIIEVRPIMGQMDDLLGEINQRAEKNERVFVTTLTKKMAEDLTDYLKEMGVKVAYLHSDIKTLERTRIIRDLRTGKYDVLVGINLLREGIDVPEVSLVAILDADKEGFLRNTRSMIQVAGRSARNENGHVIMYADRVTRSMQETIDETARRRSIQEAYNEEHGITPHTIQKSIGELISSTKSDENKGKKDDFLDVDFADMNREDQSNMIENLEDQMRAAAKKLDFEKAANLRDTVLELKSQIG from the coding sequence ATGATTGAACGTGAGGATGATCGAAAGTTTCAATTAGTTTCAAAGTATAAGCCTACCGGGGATCAGCCCAAAGCAATAGAGGAACTAGTTAATGGACTTAATAAGGGTGAAAAGGAACAAATTTTGCTTGGCGCGACGGGAACGGGTAAGACTTTTACGATTTCTAATGTTATCCAACAGGTTAATCGACCAACCTTGGTGCTTTCACATAATAAAACATTGGCGGGGCAGTTGTACGGAGAATTTAAACAGTTTTTTCCCAACAATGCCGTTGAATATTTTGTTAGTTATTATGATTACTATCAACCGGAAGCATACGTTCCGTCCAGTGATACTTATATTGAGAAGGATTCATCAATTAATGATGAGATTGATGAATTACGTCACTCGGCAACTAGTTCTTTACTTGAGAGAAATGACGTTATTGTTGTGGCTTCTGTCTCAAGTATCTTTGGGTTGGGTGATCCACGAGAATATCGGGACCATGCTGTATCAATTCGAGTAGGCCAGGAGATTGGTAGGGATCAATTGCTTCGTCAGTTAGTTGATATTCAGTATGATCGTAATGATATTGATTTTCAACGTGGACGTTTTCGAGTGCACGGAGACGTTGTTGAGATTTTTCCAGCTGCAAGTGAAGCACATTCGATTCGTGTTGAGTTTTTTGGTGATGAGATTGATAGAATGCGGGAAGTTGATGCATTAACTGGTGAAATCATTGGGGATCGCGATCATATTACGGTTTTCCCCGCAACCCATTTCATGACTAATGAAGAGCGAATGGAAACAGCTATTAAGGGTATTGAAGATGAACTAAAAGTTAGATTAGATGAACTTGAAAAAGATGGGAAACTATTGGAGGCCCAAAGGTTAAAACAACGCACAACCTATGATTTAGAAATGTTACGTGAGATGGGGTATACCAGTGGCATCGAAAATTATTCACGCCATATGGACGGACGGAAACCGGGTGAACCACCATACACTCTATTAGACTTCTTCCCCGATGATTTTCTAGTCGTTGTGGATGAGTCACATGTTACGATGCCCCAGATTCGTGGAATGTACAATGGCGACAGAGCACGAAAACAACAGCTTGTTGATTATGGATTCAGGCTACCAAGCGCGCTGGATAATCGACCATTACGATTAGAAGAATTTGAGAAACATGTTAACCAGATTATATATATGTCGGCCACTCCAGGCGATTATGAGCAAGAACGTACGGATGATGTGGTTCAGCAAATTATTCGCCCAACTGGATTGTTGGATCCGATAATTGAAGTTCGACCGATTATGGGCCAAATGGATGACCTGCTAGGAGAAATAAACCAGCGTGCCGAGAAAAATGAACGTGTTTTTGTGACAACTTTAACAAAAAAGATGGCAGAAGATTTAACCGATTATCTGAAGGAAATGGGTGTAAAAGTTGCCTACTTACACAGTGATATTAAGACACTTGAAAGAACTAGAATTATTAGGGATCTCCGAACTGGGAAATACGATGTGTTAGTTGGAATTAATCTTCTACGTGAAGGAATTGATGTTCCAGAAGTTTCACTTGTGGCCATTTTAGACGCTGACAAGGAAGGATTTCTGCGTAATACTCGTTCTATGATTCAGGTTGCGGGAAGATCTGCCCGTAATGAAAATGGACATGTAATAATGTACGCTGATCGGGTTACTCGTTCAATGCAGGAAACAATTGATGAGACTGCACGTCGTCGGAGTATTCAGGAAGCATATAATGAAGAACACGGTATAACTCCGCATACAATTCAAAAATCGATTGGCGAACTAATCTCATCGACGAAGTCTGATGAAAATAAGGGTAAAAAGGACGACTTTTTGGATGTAGACTTCGCTGATATGAACAGGGAAGATCAGAGTAATATGATTGAGAACCTGGAAGACCAAATGCGAGCAGCTGCCAAGAAATTAGATTTTGAAAAAGCTGCTAATTTAAGAGATACCGTGTTGGAACTAAAGTCACAAATCGGGTAG